In the genome of Brienomyrus brachyistius isolate T26 unplaced genomic scaffold, BBRACH_0.4 scaffold53, whole genome shotgun sequence, the window CGCTTGGAAGGTGGCTGATTTTCTCATTCCGCTGAAGCGTAGTGGACATCTATGGTCTTCGCGCCGTCTCTGTCCCATGTCAtgtgatgggggggaggggggggggtggttttgtACCCCAAAAAACAGAGCCTGTGCACTGAAGTAACAAGCTAATGCTTAGTTGGGGTTTGCTTATTGCAAATGTAATTTAAACAACTGTAAAAAATACACAGGTCATCACTGACTAGAGAACCGCAGAGAGACGGGAGCAGCTGTGGGAGGGAAAGACACAGCTTATTGCTAAAACACCCCCCCACTAAATCATGTGATCTAAGGAATGTCATTTCCATCAACGATTAAAGAGAAATATTCACACATATCAATTTCtatgtttaaaataaaacaaggtCTTCTAATGTGCCtctttattaaaagaaaataaaaatgtaatttcgtGATCCTGGACCAAACAAGCTTTACAGCACATATCCCTGCTCTGCACAGCGGATGGCTGCTCGGCGTGGGGGGGCAAGGGCCCTCGCCCCGCACCCCCCAGAGCCCCGAAAATGCTCACCGCATGTGCACCTTCACACATTTACTGTGCAGACATATGTATACGGctaagcacacacacatatctaaacatgtctaaattgtacatatatatttatatagatCTATAAATTTACATGTACATACATTTATAAAAAGCACAGACGTACAGCCACAAGCGCACACGCTCAGGCTGTGAGTACACGCACGTTTATGTACACCGCGCTCACGCACACGCTCACGCTCGCTGGCACACGCGTGAACACATCAGACGTACTTCATATCGAAAAGGTTGGTTCCTATTAAAACAACACCAGGTTGCAATTTGGACACTTCAATGGATTCCAATGTTTTTAAagctgagaataaaaaaaaaatattattattaataataataataataataataataaaggaaaacaaatgaGAAAGGCATGTCACTGCAATGTCTGCTCATCACCATAGGTAAGTGGTTCATTTGCATAATGTGTACAGGATCCCCCTCAAGTTTTATAGTAAAGAGCATTTCCTTTGTTATATAAACCAGAAAAAACGAAACTCTACAGAAGGTCCCTAGCGACAGGCTCTCCTGCTGAAAGGGCTGACATCAAGCTGTACAGTGCGGTCAAAAACATACATCTCAGCTCATATTACAGGTACAGCCATTATCAAGGCACAAAGATCATCTACAAGGAGATTTTCTTCAATAAAGTTGTACAAaataatattacattttacaGTCTGTACAAGATAAACCAACCTTGCACAGTCTGTACAagataataaaacaaaaaatataatatatatatttatatttatgtatagGGCTATTGTCCAAGATGATCTAAGCTAATGGGATGGCCTGTGGACAGGTCAGGTGAGAGTGGTGATGGgtgggagagacagacaggcgtgAGGTGAGGTGGGACTCAGAGACCCCGCCCTGCATGGCCCCTTTCCAGAAGTGGACGGGATGCCACCATCCACCTACAACTCGCAACGTCACAAACCGCGATAAATATTGTGTTGCTACATTGTGTCTGTGTGCGGGTGCCTCTGTGGGTCCATCTGTGGGCAAGTACTTCTGTGTGGGTGGGTGCcactgtgtgcctgtctgtaggTGGGTGCCACTGTGTGCGGGTGCCTCTGTGTGCGGGTGCcactgtgtgcctgtctgtaggtgtgtgcctgtgtgcgggTGCcactgtgtgcctgtctgtaggtgtgtgcctgtgtgcgggTGCcactgtgtgcctgtctgtaggTGGGTGCCACTGTGTGCGGGTGcctctgtgtgcctgtctgtaggtgtgtgcctgtgtgcgggTGCcactgtgtgcctgtctgtaggtgtgtgcctgtctgtgggtgccactgtgtgcctgtctgtgggtGGGTGCcactgtgtgcctgtctgtgggtGGGTGCcactgtgtgcctgtctgtgggtGGGTGCcactgtgtgcctgtctgtgggtGGGTGCCactgtgtatctgtctgtgtttctgtctgtgggtgggtgcctgtctgtctgtctgtgtctacgCATCCTCAAAGTTATTAAGTCACCTGATGCAAAGTGCACCTTCCCCCACTATCCCCTTGCATCAAGTACTCTTCACTGTTGAAAAGAGAAGCAGAGAGCCTGCTGAGGGGTTTGGCGCCCCCACAtggaagctggcaggtgacacACTGTCACAAGCAGGGCTCCAGCAGGGGGATCCTCAAACACTCCCCAGCACAGGACAGAGCGGCTTGTCCAGGTACACTGACACCACAGCCCCACGACAAAAGCCTCCCCCTAAATGAACCAAAAAGAGGTAGCCAGAGGCTTAGTGGAATGACAACACCGAAAAAGAGGTGCTGGGGAGGAAAAAAACGACAGCACTGTGCCCGCAAGCACTGCTCACCTCGAAAAAGCGGGGACAAGaatagggtggggggtggagagaAAAGGAGGTGGAGAAACAAGCAAGCCCAATGGACATGAGAGCATGAGGAGGAGCATCTGACACACTTCAGTAGTACTCAGAGTCCCGCTGGGCCACTTCACAAGAGCTCGTACTGGCGTAGGTGCATCCGTTGGATGATGTCCCTGCAATCGTTAAAGACACGGCGGATGTTCTCTGTGTCCACGGCGCAGGTGAAATGTGGGTAGCAGTAGTGTCGGCCATCGCCACTGGCTGTGCTGATCCTCTAGGAAAGAGGACGGACCAATCAGCTCACAGCAGGCGCAGAGGGGCGTGGTCAGCCCACCAGAGCAGGACGAGACTGATGCTATTCTTAGATGACAAGAACGGCCCGAATCGGTGCTCACCAGAAACTCATCCCGGATAAAGAACTTGGCTCTGGTGACCtttgggtcttccccggggacTGGAGTTGCTGGGGTAGGAGGGGACGCATGGTGAGGACATTACATCACAGGAGGACAAACAGAAGAGTCTCAAAGCATCAAATACTGCAGCTCAAAACCACTCAGAGTGAAAAAGACCAACTGGACTTTTCAAACTAGTACTGTTGACCAACATAACTTCTGATGGACACAAAGAGGTGCATGCAAATAAAGAGCAAGATGCAAAGGAGGTTCAAATGGAAACATTActgccaccagcagggggcagtggaGGGCCCTGCACACACCTTCACTTGGTACGGTGTAGCGCACATACTCTGGGAAGTAGTCTTCAATTTTGGACTTTCCTGCTAAGACCTTCTCAGCTAGCATGTCCTGTTTATTGAGAAACAAGATGACAGAAATGGTGCGTAGCCACCTGGTAAAAAGAAGAGAGAACAATTAATGAGAATAAAGGCAAAGGTTGGCGCTCTGCTCCATGGACAGGCTTAGAAGGGGACTAGGCCATGAATCGGGGGGGTCAGGCTGCCATGTCTCACTGAGGAGCCAAAACGTCACACTGCAAAGATTCCGCAGCTTGTAGGACATTTACATCGTCCCCAATGGCAAATAAAATGAACACACTTATTGTTAGGCTGCCTGCCCTGTGCAACTCAAAGGATAAGCGGGTGCAGGTCAGCTAAACGTGTCCCGAGCGTCAAGGGGGCTGGCGGGTGTGAGCGTGTGGCCACCAGGGGCAGCACTCAGCAGGCACCTGTTGTTCCAGATGCTTCTGAAGAGGTCGAGTGCCTCGCGCAGCCGGTTGGTGTTGTTGTCCTCCCGTATGACCATGTTGTAGCTGCTGCTGGCCACCACGAAGATGATGGCAGTGACGTCTAGGGGCAGAGCGGACCGAGATGGACATTAAGGATCTCACGGGTTACGTTCAGGTTCACAAATGACACCTTTTAACAGAGCATGTACCTTCTTATAATATGAGCTATAATGGCAAAGGAAAGAATCACAAATATAAAAACATCGTTTCCATGGAATCAGCCTAGATGCCTGATGCAGTGCAGATATAATGGGGAAGCCCAGAGGGCCCGTTCAGGTGTGACAGAGTAAACCACGCCCCACATCGAACACGGGCGCTCAGGGAATCTGCAGGCTTGTACTAACAACCCCAAGGGTTAAGGACATGTGGCCATACATAGGGCGGGGGGCAATAACCAGGGAAACCTGTGAAGGGCCACGTTTCACTTGCAGTTCTGTAGGGGGCGTACCATTAAAGCACTGGATCCACTTCCTCCGTTCATCTCTCTGGCCGCCGACGTCAAAcatactggggtggggggggggggggggggggggggggagagagagagagagagaggggggggggggggggaggaagggATAGAGGTTACTTCCTTTGAGCCACATGCATGGTATTTAAACATCAGTTGAGCCGGCACCTGAGCATGGTACCGCCCCCCAGCACTGCTCCTCGGGCGCTGAGTTAGCTGCCCCccgctatgtcacattgtcacatatgggttaaatgcagggggacacatttcgttgttgctgtggtgtgtcaacaatgaccactaatCACCAGATTAATTTACATTATATATCCTGAGCGGCAGGATATTGCGGACACACAGACTTATTTCAGCCATTTCAAAGTCTTCTGAACATCTCCTAGTGAAGCATTAAGGGGACTACACCGGCCAAACAACTTCCTTGTATTACGTTCATACCAGAAACAAAGTTAATTTAAAAGCGCAACTAACTTCCATTACATGAACTGCGGATATACTTACTGAAAGTTCACTTTGTCTACTTGAAATCGCGTTTCAAAAATCCCTGAAGTCAAAACTCGGCAACGAAGCAAGTCCTGCAAGTTCACAAAGGGACAAAAAGAACACTGATATCTTCAGTATCATTTCATAGGTGTAGATGTGTTACCTGAGACTATTGTTCACACCCAAAAGCCACAAGACAAGGTCCCATCACATGCCACACTTAGGCCACATACCTGGTCTGTCGGTGTGTAGTCATTCTGACTGACAGAGTCAATTCGGTCCAAAAAGCTGTAGGGACACAACAAAAGAGTATTTATTAAAAGGCCAAATCCGTGGATGGTTGCAGTAAGTCTGCGGCTTACTTCAAGTACCAGTAGCATCGCTCCGAGTACCTGCCAAATACCCGTGGCATCGCCCCGAGTACCTGCCGAATACCCGTGGCATCGCCCCGAGTACCTGCCGAATACCCGTGGCATCGCCCCGAGTACCTGCCGAATACCCGTGGCATCGCCCCGAGTACCTGCCGAATACCCGTGGCATCGCTCAGAGTACCTGCCGAATACCTATGGCATCGCCCCGAGTACCTGCCGAATACCCGTGGCATCGCTCAGAGTACCTGCACGTTGCCCACTGGTATTCTCAGAGCAAACGAGAAACTGTAACGTCACTCCCAGTGAAATCTAAATCAAATCAATAGAGTCACAGTCTATTCAAACTTCAAAATTCattttgtcaagatatttttctttttcctggtGCTCCGAGGCTAACTGTGATTCAGGAGGCCAGATGCCATCCTGCACGGAGACCACAAGAATGCCATCTCTGGTGGTGGACGAGCATTTCTAAACCCTCTGGGTCCTGTAGGAGACATTTTACGTGCTCTCAAGAAtgcaccagcagagggcagacaaACCTGGCCTGTGCTATTTCTGTCTTCCTTCATGTGTGCGATTACATAAAACAGCCATTTGTCATCACTGGAGCGAGACGGTGgcggcctcctcctcctccggtgAGCCTGTGggcacctccttcccagggcccTGGCAGGGCAAGCAGGTGAAGTCCCAAAGAGTGACCTGCTTGCGTTGACAGAGCTACAGATGCACAGGAAGCTGAGAAGTGCCCGAGCTATCAGCTGCTGTCCATGGGAAGCCTCAGCAAGCCTGTGGCCTGGACAGCCGACTGCATGGCAAATTCCGGACAGACTGGCCTATGGGCATGTGGTGGGCATGTGGCAGTCAGCTCCAAGTGCGTTCACACAACAAACTCAATCAGTCAGAAAGACAGAAACGACGGCCCAGCGCAGCTATGCAGACAAGCTTTGCTGGGGGACTGCAGCAAATGAAAAACTGCTATTGGAAAAAACATCAAACCAGCCCGATGGCCTGGTATTATACAACCAATAGGTGCCACCCCAACACAACCTCAAGCTTAGAGCTCAGTCTCCTCATCAAGTAACTCCCACAACCCCCTCATGCAATCAGTGCTAGGTCCTGCCATTAAACCCACAGTAGACCTAACAGGCCAGAGTCGATGGATTACTGAAAGCACTGGTCAATCCGACAGCTCCCACAGCAAAGTCCTTCGGTGACCCAAAAGACTTTCTCAAGGCACCCATCCAATAGTCCGCCACCTCCTGATTGGCAGCGTCACACACAGTCATCTTCGGACACATGGAATGGTATTTTcctgtgtggggggaggggtgtgggaCCGGTGCCGGGACCGGTGCCTGCGTGCGCAGAGCGGCAAGGGAGGGTTCTGGGAAAGCCAGCATGCTGTAAATCAGCCCCGACAGCTCCTAGGCAGACGTGGCCAATCAAGGCCCCATCTCTTTCAACAATGCCCTTTATTTTTAGTaacgccccccacagaaacgcAGGTTATAATTATCCAACATTCGGCATCTGCTATGTGAGCGCTGCTATTGGCAGCACACTATTGGTCCAAATTTAGCTCCTACATAACACAGCAGACAGACAAATCATCTTTCACCATTAATAAATGTAGTAATAACAGATCACTGCTGCGctagcgggggtggggggtggaaggGGAGTCCGGTAGGCCCTTGAAGCCACCCAGGATTCCCACACCATCAGCCAGACAAGGAAAAGGAAGAGGTTCCTAATAGTCTATGCCCATGCAGTATATCGGGTCGGCATGGCAACGTGGAGGAGCCTGGACATGGCCCCTTCACTTTGCGGGACCGTTCTGAAGTTCTGctgctaaatgaataaatgtcaTTTGCGTGTGGCAGCACCTCTGAGTCGCTGAAGTATTAGGATCCTTGGTTGGGTCCGCAGAGGGACAGCATCAAGGGTTCCCTGTGGAGGGTCAGTGTTAGGCACACCAAAGGCACAGTGACAATATTCCCGGAAGGTACACGTGCAGGGGACATGCGGTGAGGTGGCAGCTAAGTATGGTTATTGTACGGGTGGCACAGCGAGGAGCTGCTCAACCTGCCGCGGCTGGTCCGATCATCCCGTCGCAAGCATAGGAATAGCGGCCCGTTACTGACTCAGCCTGCTGCGGCTGGTCCGATCATCCCGTCTAACGTATAGGAATAGCGGCCCGTTACTGACTCAGCCTGCTGCGGCTGGTCCGATCATCCCGTCTAACGTATAGGAATAGCGGCCCGTTACTGACTCAGCCTGCCGCGACTGGTCCGATCATCCCGTCTAACGCATAGGAATAGCGGCCCGTTACTGACTCAGCCTGCCGTGGCTGGTCCGATCATCCTGTCGAACGCATAGGAATAGCGGCCCGTTACTGACTCAGCCTGCTGCGGCTGGTCCGATCATCCCGTCTAACGTATAGGAATAGCGGCCCGTTACTGACTCAGCCTGCCGCGACTGGTCCGATCATCCCGTCTAACGCATAGGAATAGCGGCCCGTTACTGACTCAGCCTGCCGCGGCTGGTCCGATCATCCGGTCGAACGCATAGGAATAGCGGCCCATTACTGACTCAGCCTGCTGCGGCTGGTCCGATCATCCCGTCGCAAGCAGAGGAATAGCGGCCCGTTACTGACTCAGCCTGCCGCGGCTGGTCCGATCATCCCGTCGCAAGCAGAGGAATAGCGGCCCGTTACTGACACAGGTTCGGGTGCCAGGCCACAAACAGCAGCTGATCATTAGCATTGAACAAAGCTGCCACCTCGCTCATACGTGACACAGACTGTAAAGTAGCCTCCATTTAGGCAAGTTGCGCTGATTGGTTACAATCCGATGCGTTGGAGCTGCAACACGAGTAAGCGAACAGGTCCCACGGGAAAATCCAGTTTGCTGACCTAGAGGGCCTACCAACAGACTTCATGGTGTCCCAGTCAACATTACGGTATGCTCTGAAAAAAATCCAGGGATATTGATGCCATCATTACTGCAGATACAGTCCCGTGACTGCTGGTGTGCCAGGCGCAAAACTGAAATCTGAAACATGCAGCCATGACTGGACAGCCCAGGCACACACATCAAACTGCCTCGATTTAAAGGAGGAAGAGAGCAACTTCTGTAAAACAACACGGCTCcagacagaacacatttccTTAAACAGCTGTTCAGAAAGAGCACAGCTCCTACTGCAGATCTTCCACCATGGCAGGCAGCaaggtgaagaactgtctgcaCAGGACAGGGATGCTCAGTCACTTGTCGCTGGCAGGTACATTAAACAGGCGCAGAAAGGCATCCAGATGTGGCACAGGAATGCCTGCGCAGCGGTGGGGAAGCTTTGTAAATATAAGCCTGAGAAGGGAGGTGCTCCTAAAAACACTAGTAAACAAACCCAAAGCAAAGTATATGAAGATGCTTTAGCTAGCAGTGGTGAAGAGGAGAAGAAAGTGAGGCTGTACATCAAGCAGCCTCTGATGGGGAACGTGGAGATCCTGCAGGGTGAGGGAGTGCCACACCACTGGAACCGCCGGCTCGCACCACTGGCACCACCAGTTCGGACCGCCAgctcgcaccactgggaccacCGGTTCGGACCGCCAGCTCGCATCACTGGCACCACCGGTTCGGACCGCCAGCTCgcaccactggcaccaccggTTCGGACCGCCAGCTCgcaccactggcaccaccggTTCGGACCGCCAGCTCGCTGGGTCACATTGCTACCTCCCACAGCTGAACAGCAGCCGTAAACGCCCCACAttagaacgatgacttcacataaAAACCGAGGCCAATTCCGTTTAGGGGGAAATGCACTTAACAGCAATTATTACTTTCTGTTAGCGGGAATATGACCCAATTATAAACTAATATTTGATATACTGTAATGGAAAGTACCTTATTTAACACACGGTCAGGGAGGAAAGGACATCTGTTAAAAGCATGTTTCTGCTTGGCACGGCAGATAAATGCCCTGTGTTCCTCTGCGATAAAATGACAGCAAGAGAATTTCCTTTCATTAATCACGGGTAAAAGTCCAGGCTCCCAAAGATGCACTTTGCACTGTAAATGACCTTTTACAATGACTGTTAGTTCCATGGAGGATCCTGGACACTCTGATAATGAGTTTTAGCTCAATCCATCCATAACCATAAATccataaatacgaataaaacaATGAAGGCCCAGTGAAGGCTGCATGAGGGCTGCAGCCACACAGGTTGCCTTGCCTCATCATGCGAGTTTATTTGCTCTGCTAGCCTCTGCTTGTGCTGCCTGCAGCTTCCTCCAGAGGGCGCACATCTGTGTTCAGAGAGTAGCTTTCTGTTGTCGATCCTGTCTGCTTTCAGCCTCTGGCTCTCATGCAACGCTGGCACTCCTGCTCAGCTTGGGAGCAGGTCTGGTGCGGTGGAGGCCTGCGGAGTACACCTGGCTCGTCCGACCTGCCCTGTCCCGCCTGACGCAGGGCCTGCCCAAATCGACTGCCCTGGTGTGAATGCTCAACGCAGCcaatacagttttaactgggAATACGTATGGAGAGAAGAACTTAAAGAAAGCCACAAGAAAAACTGACAATCTTAAGGAAATACGGACAAAAATTTCAGGAACTGAAAAGAGATGCACAGAGCACAGCAACAGAACTTGAAGGCAACGGTGTCAGGAGGAACACGGTTGAAAACCAAGGACCGCTCTGCACAGGAATCCGACAGCAGGCCTATATGCTACTTCAGCATGGTGGGCCGTGGACAGATATGGGCACAGGCAGGTGGGGACAGGACGCGGATGCCTCCAGCTGACAGCATAACGCCATTGCTCCATGGTGTGCGCCCTCCAATGCAGCCTCTCCATGGTGTGCGCCCTCCAATGCAGCCTCTCCATGGTGTGCGCCCTCCAATGCAGCCTCTCCATGGTGTGCGCCCTCCAATGCAGCCTCTCCATGCTGTGCGCCCTCCAATGCAGCCTCTCCATGCTGTGCGCCCTCCAATGCAGCCTCTCCATGCTGTGCGCCCTCCAATGCAGCCTCTCCATGCTGTGCGCCCTCCAAAGCAGCATCTCCATGCTGTGCGCCCTCCAATGCAGCATCTCCATGCTGTGCGCCCTCCAATGCAGCATCTCCATGCTGTGCGCCCTCCAATGCAGCATCTCCATGCTGTGCGCCCTCCAATGCAGCATCTCCATGCTGTGCGCCCTCCAATGCAGCCTCTCCATGGTGTGCGCCCTCCAATGCAGCCTCTCCATGCTGTGCGCCCTCCAAAGCAGCCTCTCCATGCTGTGTGCCCTC includes:
- the LOC125723964 gene encoding guanine nucleotide-binding protein G(olf) subunit alpha, producing MGNELHSTFIVEFFEHAKKLWDDEGVKACFERSNEYQLIDCAQYFLDRIDSVSQNDYTPTDQDLLRCRVLTSGIFETRFQVDKVNFHMFDVGGQRDERRKWIQCFNDVTAIIFVVASSSYNMVIREDNNTNRLREALDLFRSIWNNRWLRTISVILFLNKQDMLAEKVLAGKSKIEDYFPEYVRYTVPSEATPVPGEDPKVTRAKFFIRDEFLRISTASGDGRHYCYPHFTCAVDTENIRRVFNDCRDIIQRMHLRQYELL